One Drosophila willistoni isolate 14030-0811.24 chromosome XL unlocalized genomic scaffold, UCI_dwil_1.1 Seg142, whole genome shotgun sequence genomic window, GGTCTTGGACTATTATCAGCATGAGGGCTTCCTGGAGCTGCGTCCTTTGACCATGGCCAATGGTATGCCCCGCTTGAAGCACTATCAACATATGCTGCTCCAACAACGTCTTCTGGTCAAACGTCTGAATGAGCTAATACCCTACAATGATTGCTTCTATCGCAATATGTATCGTCATGATTACCTTCTGAATGTGGATATAGATGAGGTGATGTTGCCCCTAGGCGATCTGACCAACTGGCAGCAGGTCATAGAGACAACAATGGAAATCGAGTTGAGCCAACCATCGACAAAGTGTCCCAAAGGTTTTGTGGCATTTTGCTTTATTAACTCCTACTTTAGCAAGGTTGTGGGCGATGCCACCAATCACGAAGAGGCCGAACAATCCGAAGAGCTCTATGTTCTCCAGCATGTGATGCGTCATCGGAATTTCTCACGTCCTGGCCAAGCCACAAAATGCTTCCATAACACAAACTTATCTATAACGCTACACAATCATTTCACTTTGAAATGGATAACAGGTGGCTGCAGGCCACGAACTGTCAGCACCGAACATGCCAAAATGCAGCATTATCGCGAACCGGACAAGAATTATGAGCTCTCTGAGTTGGTCGAGGATCGTAGCATATGGAGATTCGCTTCAGAATTGCGTAAAAATGTCGAGCATGTGTGGATTCATTTGAATGATGGTGCTCAGCAAACGATTGGTAATCTAGAAGAGGAGCAATCCTTGGATGAATTACTAGAAGAGGATCTAGCAGAGGAACAAACACAACAGATACTGGGATAATGCCTGAGGCTACTTATTagtttacttaattttttttttccaatttttttgttctatGTTTAAGTTCAGActgtaaatacatacaaatatactCAGTTAAAATCAGGTAGGGCTATATATGTCAGGGTAGGGCTGTGCTGTACATATTAAATGATATACCTAGTCTAATCAGTCAATCCAAAAAAATTACCACATAAATTTGCTATAATTGCTTTGATAGGGCAACAGACACAATTGTGATTTGTTTGGTCtgccaaaaaaataataataaataaaatatatattataattaacATTAATCATGATACTCGaggttgtttgttgttgtgtttccTGATGTgttaaaacccaaaaaatttGATTGTACAAGTCAACAAATAGTGTGTGATAAAAGTCTTTCTCAACACATTCTACAACTTTAGCCTTTTATTGATGTAGACACTTTCACTGAATGTCTTATCACACAAATTATCGGAAAAACCTTGAGATATCTTCATAActtgcaaacaaaaagaaaatatcacATATGATGGACATTTCGCTACCTCGTGAATGTTATAACTAGCATGgatttttagataaaacttgttgttttttttgtttttttatagttACTGATATGAGTTTTGCGTAAAGCTAAATGGGATTAGAAATATACTCAATTTTACTCATGTTTAATCTCAAGTAGTTGACTTTCTTGATTGCTAACATTCGCGAGCTATCCATTTAAGTCAAAGCCAATGGACATGTCTGAATtgattgataaaaatttattttgtcattTGGCGATAATAATAGTTATTATGACGATATGGATGACGttaatgatgttgatgatgatgatggcgttAATGGTGTTGAGAATGGTAGCATTTGTCTTACAATTAGtcatatgtatgtttaattCAAATATTAGCATGGACCCCCAGAAAGTTTCTTATCAATATTCATCAATATCACACATCAATATCATTAATTCATACTGTGATACCTGTTTAGCAACAGACaatgaaaaggaaaattaAGCTGATTTGACTCATCTCCTTCACTATCTCATTTTctagatattttaatttgttttgttattcgATTTTGCCTTGAATGATTACTTTTAAACGCAATCGTTTAATATTCTCGTGATAGAGCCATTAAATTGGCAAAACTTGTTTGTAATTCTAATCAGTAAAGCTTCAAGATAGCGATATCAACTACCAAGAATTGATATGCCTTTAAGactattaattaatttgacATTAGTATTGCTTTTAAATACCACCTGCGTCCTAATGGTAGTCAATGGCAGCCTAAAATTATGCTACGATTTCTAGCATTCATTTGAATTATAGCTAAACAAAAagctctctgtctctgtttctttcatatacccttgcaaaaagtgtTTTGAAAATCTTGAGACATTTGGAATATATCTTAGTcagaaatttttgtttttttagatGGTTAatgacaatattttttttgtttttgtaagcaaatattaaacaaatgatCAAACTGGAAACATAATGTGTGAGCGAGAAAAGAGAGTGAgtgcgaaagagagagagagagagagagagagagaggaaaaatTGGCAGTGGATACAATTTTCGTCTCTTTAATTATTCATTCAGtatttctctttgtttttgcttGACTGTttacttgtttgtttttgtttgtttgtttgtctgttgATTCAAGTTAACTCTTATCAAAAAACAATGAATGAGACATATGCCAATTGAGTATATTTAGCGGTAAATATTTGTGGAATCgcttaataacaaaaaaaaaaaaacaaaaactattgtTAATAAAGTTTAAACCATTCCAGTTTACTTTACAATGAAactatttaccatttttagaTTTTAGAATTGTTGCTATGTAACCAATTTTTAGGGGCTttgaaaaacccaatatatgtaaatttggGGGGAATTTTCACCATTTTAATaaagtttcaaataaaattaacttaGATCATGCATATCGTAAATGTTCTATCTTATCGAACAATTCGAttgttatttatgtatatgatgaatatatgtatgtatgtacataaatatttatttttactgtgtgataatttttttctttcaaggCAATTCAACTTCGGTTCTGACTCTAGTCGAATcagcaaaatatattttcgCTTTGAATGGCAAAACTTctgtattttgtatatttcattttttgtttttggtcaATCTTATGGGTATGGTTATCTGTATCTGTGGACATGTATCAGTCAGACCATAGAAAAGAccattcattttatttacttaGCAATCGTTTCGTTTATTATTAGCAATAAATATGGTAGGTAGAGGTAATTGCAGGGTGGAAGGTGAACAATATGACGCAACCCTCTAAGAATAtgataccaaaaaaaaaaaaaacacaaaaaaaaaacacttttgaGGCActaaaaaaattgcaaaataaacTTTTGCCCTATAAAACTCGTGTATCgcatttggtttttctttcgATTAACTAGTTACGTAGCACCATGGCACCCACAGTTAGGATTAAAGTACTCGCCAGAGTGGTGGTTAATTGAGTGGCAGCTCCTGTGCCATTCCCGCTGGCTGCCATTAGAATTGGCTTCTCATTGGATCGGGCATTCATCCAGGCCTGGCAATCGGTCTCGTTCTTAACGAAACGGAAAATCGACTGAACTATATTCGCTGGTGTAATCTCGGAACATTGCTCCAAATGATGCACCACACATGCCTCGAAGCTCTGCAAGTCGACACAGTGGGTGGGCGTGAATAGGAGTTCGGGGCGGCTCATCAGGTCGGAGATCTGGCCATCTTTGGGAATGTACTGATGGAAGGAACGGTTCATGCAGTGGCTAATGGCCTCCTTGTTGGCTTCCAGGCACTCGGGACCCTGTTCGGCGACAAAGAGGGCAATCTGATCACCGCCTCGAGTGCAGGCGAATCCCAGGAGGGCTGCCCCAATACGCATCATGGTGGCCTGTTGGTGTTTCTCCTCAACGCTCAGACATGGCTGGATTTTCTCATTGAACTCCTTGACACAGTTCTCCGCCTCGGGGGCCTTTTGGCAATACTTGTGGAATACTGTATCCAAATCGCCAGTTGGCTTTGCCACTTCCATTTCCTCCTGCAATGCCGTTAGATTTGCCACCTTGGACAAACACGTAGACATTTTGGCTGTGGCCTTCTCAATCTCCAAATAGAGAGTAGAGTTCTCCGAACCGGTTACCTTTTTGCATTTCTCTCTATACATGCGTTTGATGTCATCTAAGTTGGAAAATTGTTGCACTGATCAGTAATCTTTCGTTGGTTGACTTCAGAAAATCAGTCACTTACCCACGCTGACATTTGTATTCCGATATTCTGGAGGCAGGAACTGGGATGTTAAGCCACCCAATTGACCGGCATTCACCTGCTGCGGCTTGGGACTGGCCTGCACCTCGATTAATATGGCCCCCAAAGTGGCCATCAGGCATACAGCCATCAAGACATATTTGTTCATTTTGGCTTAGGATATGTAATAAGTATATTCGTCTCGATTTCGCGCTGCCTCTCAGTTCACTTCTCTTCGGTGGACGTCCGCCGTGCTTTGCTTTGTCTCAATGAATGCGGTTTCTCGTTGAGTAGCTTCACTGCCGCAGCCGTGGCCACCGATCAGGCAACGAAACTCTGATAAGCTGCCTTGCCACAGTGGTCTGAGGTTGAGCGAAGTTGCCTAATAGCATTATGCAAACAGATGAACTTTGAGATCTAGAGAGAACTAGCTAAGACAACTTAGCTGTTAGAACtgtttttagtttaatttatttattggttTTTGAACTCGTTTCATATGGgttatttagtttttatagCTTTTGTACCACTGTGGCACGACCATTGTCAATCAGACCGACTACGAAAGCATTTACACTTCGGCACCAGGTCCGGAACTTTTATTCATTTTGCCAATGGAAAAACTTACTTTGTCTCTGGGTAATGAGTAAGTGTGACTATcaagcacatacacacacacacacacacacacacacacacacacacatttggtgtgtgtgggtgtattaTGGAGGCAAAGTACAAAGCAGTAGTAAGATACCCCCACACAGCCCCTTTCAAAATATAGTATCATAGTTAGTCCCATTCCAATTTTATACCAGTTGTAATCTGTCATCCGTTTTACAAATTACAAAACGCACGGCCTGGAGACCAAACATACcaattataaaaatacatatatgtatataccgaATGACGATATCGTTtgactttaaaaaaaagaaaaaaataacttaTCGGGTTATCTTATCTCATTGCGAACCATGgctaatatattatttataagctaaacaTTATTGATAATGGATGAATAGGTAATGGTAACCGTAAACTGAATACCGCATAACAACTAAAAGAACtcagaaaaatgaaatatttggaGTTTTGAATAGACACCTTGAAATTCTTGGGCTTTGGCTAATCGATATGCCTTGCATTTGTCAagggtatatatgtataatgatTTGTGTTAGCACAAAGAACCTAATGACAATAAGGTTCGATTCGCTAGAAACGTCAGTGAATCAGTTTCCCTCATCGTTTTCCTGCTTACTGCTGGTTCATAGTCCATTTCAGAGTTATTCCAGGTGCGATATGATGatgatacatatacatacataagtattaTGTGTTTATATAGCTCATTTTGTTGAAAACTTTACAATGGCAACTGAAACCGAAGACGACCATTATGGATACATACGTGAGGGTTTTTCAacttttcttcatttttggtttataGACTTTGTTTTTCGTTCAAGTTGTCTATTTcgtaatttaattattatatttgaCTTGTTTTGTACACTGAGAAAAATGAATAGGCTGTTTAATGGGAAAtgcttgaaaatttaatacataattattaatactaaattaattacaatttcatttaaacGGATGTTGCTTAAGAATGATAAAACATTTGActgcgttttcttttttttttttacttttcttcAAGTGTTTAAGTCACGCGTTATTATCCATGACATTGGTTTTATCTAACATACTTGTTAGTATGTGAGTACAGACTACTGAAACAAAAACCAGTTCTAATTGCTCATTCAAAGTTCAAGTAGTTCAACTTGTTGTTGGCATGGGGAGAGGGGGTGGGGTGGGTTTAAGTCACAACACAATTGTCGGGCATGAGGGAATTATAGTAGCTTTGACTTTTAATCTTCTCCATTGGATTTGTGATGTGAGTTTGCATAACATAGTCTTCGAGAGCCAATGCCAAACGTTGCTCATGGGCCCCATCCAAAGGTTCCGTAATGGGCAACACATTGGCCAGAGTTGACGACAAAGATGTCACGAGCAGGCGACGTTCGGTTATTTCACGCAGAGTCTCGATCTGGTCACCAATGTAGCCAGGCAGCTGGATAATCTGACGTTTTCGGAAACGCTCGTGACGCGTTTGTTTCGACCAGTGGGCCAGGTCGCTTAGATTGGCCAAATTGAGATTAATAACCACCAGTATAAGACCATTGTCGTTCTCATTGCATTTGAGTAGATCTCCGGGTTGTTGGTGGACCAAACTGGATACCCATTCGGTGTAGCTCACCATTAGAAGGCTCACATTGAACAGACGGCGCAAATTTTTCAGGCAACGCAAGGGATAACAACCATGGGCCACGGCATTCAGCATCAGGGAGATATTCGCCAACGAACGACCTGTGATTAGAGATTGCAGCTCATCGGGAAGCAGGTAAGGTGGCTCCCAGGGTTGTGGATCGAAACGCTGCCGACGATTAACATCCAGACGCTTTGGCAATGTGCCACGAGCCACACGTAAACGCTGTAAATCCAACTGAATTCATAGATAGTGATTGACATCATTTAATGAtaaatgtaaatattggaAAGACATTTTAGGACCTACCACCAAATCCCTTTCGGCCCAGTAGAAACGTGAAGGTCTCTCACGATCGCCATAATTGTTGAGGGTAATCAAATCACGTTCGACTTCCACATTGGCCAGACCGAACATTCCCTTATTGACATAGATGGCCATGCGACTCAATTGGGTGCCATAGATCATGGCGGGCAAATGCTTCAGTGGCTCCGGTGTCAAGCGGCCTACACTCACCACACGAGCCTCTGTCTCAAAGAAATACTGCCACACAATGTTGCGATCCAAAGGGTTTagttttttggttattttctgATCGAAACGTTCATCAATCGCATTATAGACACGACGATGTTTCGGCTCCCTCTGCACGTAGACATCATGGAACCAATTGAGCAATTTGCGAGCCTCTCGCCTTTCATCCTCTGTGATCAAACGTCCTACGGGAATGTGAAAAAAGATTTGAGCCCGTGCCAGACCCAATTGTAGATACTCatagtttaatatatattgaaCCACATGACTGCATTGGAAATACACCAGACGTAAGTCAATAAATTGGGGATACACAAGATGCAGCAGCTGACAGAAGGCAGCGCCACTACAGAAATCGCTATAGTCCTCGATTTGGCATTGCAGCAAACGATTGACCCACAAAAGCAAAGGATCGGGTATTGGCAGTGGCAATTGGACACTTTTTTCAAACACAAATGGATAGACTCGATGGATGGGAACGGGTGTGGGAAGACGTGGCAAACGGCGATGTCGTCGTCTTTGTCGTCTTTGTGTTAACATATTCTAAAATGCAAAAGGAAATTAATTGTTAACACTTATCGATAGTTTAATGTTCAATATACAACATTTGAAAGTCATTTGCTTGGGCTTGTGATCCCCTATGATAATGATGGTAGTGATGACAGAAACGATAACCAAGTTCAAAAGAGGCTTAACGGATTGGCAATTTAATTGGCAGTCTGATGCAAAATTTGCCTCCACATGCACATGAATACAAATGATAAGCGAATGCAGCAGTAGTgtttgaatgtgtgtgtgtgtgtgtgtgtgtgtgtgtgtgtgtctatctGTGTGAGTTAATTCACCCCTCAATGCCTTAACTTCCTTCCGTCACACATTCATTTGGACCGCTTTAATCAGACATCATCAAGGACTGTGCCAAGGACTATGTGCAGTTTgcctgactggctgactggctgaaTGGTTGGCTGCTCTATGAGCTTAGTCGTGTGCTTTACTATCCAATTAAGCTCGGAAATATATTTAGCAAACTAATGAATTATAAACagacgtacatacatacatacatacatacatacatacagtgcGTATATACCCTTAccctatgtatatatacatacatatacatacatatttagcCGCAACGGCAATAATGGAGGATGGTCGGAAGGTGGCAAGAGCTAAaagaaaatgagaaaaaattaaaatatggcaggaaaaatgaaataaaagtaaatCTCACACAATCAAAACGAAATCGCAGTACCCTTAAAGTTTTAATGTGTAACTTTGATATCCTTTCTACTTAACTCtgatcatatatgtacatacgtatatcATAATAgccaaaaataattatttgtaATCGaggtttatatacatacatatgtttatcAAAATACATCAGCTATAATTGAACTAAAGTATTGTTAATGCtatttggtgaccccgacgacTTGTCTTTTAGATCCACAAAagtaaaatatcaaaaattctatacttacttacttactagcatatatgtatgcatagcCATGTCTATCCAACCCTGGGACCAGCGAAATGAGTAGAAGTTAATGGGGAAGGTAAGGTGGAATAGAGCAACTTTGTGCTGGATgcctgactggctggctgctTGGCTGGTTGGCTGGATGCCTGCAGTGCTGTATccttttaaatgaaattaagcTAATTTCGGGAAACAGGCAGGCAAAGCAGCGCGTTGTGAACGGAACCACGCCCACGCAATACGCCCTAGTTCGCTAGAATTTAATTCAATGCAGGGgccaacatacacacacacacacacacacacactcgtaGAATCTCATGCATATGCATGGCTCtaggtgtgcgtgtgtgtgggtgtgccGCGTGCGAAATCAAAGTTG contains:
- the LOC6644717 gene encoding 27 kDa hemolymph protein; protein product: MNKYVLMAVCLMATLGAILIEVQASPKPQQVNAGQLGGLTSQFLPPEYRNTNVSVDDIKRMYREKCKKVTGSENSTLYLEIEKATAKMSTCLSKVANLTALQEEMEVAKPTGDLDTVFHKYCQKAPEAENCVKEFNEKIQPCLSVEEKHQQATMMRIGAALLGFACTRGGDQIALFVAEQGPECLEANKEAISHCMNRSFHQYIPKDGQISDLMSRPELLFTPTHCVDLQSFEACVVHHLEQCSEITPANIVQSIFRFVKNETDCQAWMNARSNEKPILMAASGNGTGAATQLTTTLASTLILTVGAMVLRN
- the LOC6644716 gene encoding uncharacterized protein LOC6644716; this translates as MLTQRRQRRRHRRLPRLPTPVPIHRVYPFVFEKSVQLPLPIPDPLLLWVNRLLQCQIEDYSDFCSGAAFCQLLHLVYPQFIDLRLVYFQCSHVVQYILNYEYLQLGLARAQIFFHIPVGRLITEDERREARKLLNWFHDVYVQREPKHRRVYNAIDERFDQKITKKLNPLDRNIVWQYFFETEARVVSVGRLTPEPLKHLPAMIYGTQLSRMAIYVNKGMFGLANVEVERDLITLNNYGDRERPSRFYWAERDLVLDLQRLRVARGTLPKRLDVNRRQRFDPQPWEPPYLLPDELQSLITGRSLANISLMLNAVAHGCYPLRCLKNLRRLFNVSLLMVSYTEWVSSLVHQQPGDLLKCNENDNGLILVVINLNLANLSDLAHWSKQTRHERFRKRQIIQLPGYIGDQIETLREITERRLLVTSLSSTLANVLPITEPLDGAHEQRLALALEDYVMQTHITNPMEKIKSQSYYNSLMPDNCVVT